The segment GATGTCCGGTGCCAACGCCATCCACGGCATCGTCGTGATCGGCGCGATGCTCATCGCCGCCGAGGCGCACAACGCGCTCGGCTACCTGCTGGCTTTCGTGGCAGTGGCCTTCGGTGCGATGAACGTCGTCGGCGGCTATGTCGTCACCGACCGCATGCTGCACATGTTCCGGGCCCGCCCCGCCGCACCGGCGCCGCAGCCCACGAAGGACGAGGGCTGATCGCCATGAACACCGTTGAAACCACCGTCGGTTACGCCCTCCTGGGCGCGGCGGCCTGCTTCGTCCTCGGCCTGCACCTGATGAACTCCCCGCGCACCGCCCGCCGCGGCAACACCCTGTCCGCGGCGGGTATGGCTGCCGCCATCACCGCCACCGTGGTCCTGCTGGCCGACCAGGGCGCCATCACCGCCACCGGCTGGCTGGTCCTGCTGCTCGGCGGCGTCCTCGGCTCCGGCCTGGGGCTCTACGCGGCCCGCAGCGTCGAGATGACCTCGATGCCGCAACTGGTCAGCCTGTTCAACGCGGTCGGCGGAGGCGCCGCCGTACTGATCGCCGTCACCGACCTGCTCCAGACCGCCCATCCGGGCGACCTGGCCGCGCGGGTCACCGTGCCGGGCGCACTGGACATCGTGATCGGCGCGGTCACCTTCTCCGGCTCGCTCATCGCGGCCGGCAAGCTCCAGGGCACCATCCCCGGCCGCCCCATCATCTTCCCCGGCGCCCGCGCGACGAGCGTCGCCCTGCCGGCCGTCTTCGCGCTGGGAACGCTGTGGCTGGTCCTGGACCCCGGCAGCGTCACCGCGATGCTCGTCCTGCTGCTGGCCGCGCTGGCCTTCGGCGTCTCGATGGTCCTGCCGATCGGCGGCGCGGACATGCCCGTCGTGATCTCGCTGCTCAACGCCTTCACCGGCACGGCCGTCGCCATGGCCGGCTTCGTCCTCGACGAGCCCGCCCTGATCATCGCCGGCGCCCTGGTCGGCGCCTCCGGAGGCATCCTCACCAAGCTCATGGCCGACGCCATGAACCGTTCCATCGCCAACATCATCATCGGCGGCTTCGGCACCGGCGACACGGCCGTCGCCGTCGGCGCGGACGCGGCCGACGCCCAGGTCCGCTCGGTCTCCGCCGACGACGTGGCCATCCAGCTCGCCTACGCGAGCAAGGTCATCATCGTCCCCGGCTACGGCCTCGCCGCCGCCCAGGCCCAGCACGAACTCGGCGACCTCGCCAACCTGCTGGAGGAACACGGCATCGACGTCAGCTACGCCATCCACCCCGTCGCCGGCCGCATGCCCGGACACATGAACGTCCTCCTCGCCGAGGCCAACGTCCCCTACCCCCAGCTCAAGGAAATGGAAGACGTCAACCCCGAGTTCCCACAGGCCGACGTCGCCCTCGTCATCGGCGCCAACGACGTCACCAACCCAGCCGCCCGCCGCCCCGGCAACGCCATCTCGGGCATGCCGATCCTCGACGTCGACAAGGCCAAGAGCATCGTCGTCATCAAGCGCTCCATGGGCCACGGCTACGCCGGCATCGACAACGAGCTCTACGCCAACCCCAAGACCGGCATGTTCTTCTCGGACGCCAAGAAGGGGCTGGCCGAACTCAAGAGCGCGGTACGGACCTTCGTCTCGTAGCCCGGACCGGGAGCGCTGGCCGCGCACCTCCCGCCACAACCATGGACTCGAAGGCGCTACCGCGTCTTCTCGCAACGATTCAGAGCCTCATGGCTCTACGACAAGGGGATGTGGGGGCATGAGGTTTCATTTCCTCGACAAGGCATCGGAGTCCGGCGCGGGGCCGGGCCCGGCGAACCTGAAGATCCGCGGCGACGCGCTGTGGGCGGTCATGAAGTGGGTCATCCCCCTCGCGGCCGGAACCATCGTCTTCCTGATCCCGCGGCCGGACGAGGTGAAGCCCGCGGGCTGGGCCGTGCTGGCGATCTTCACGGCGACGGTCCTGGGGCTGATCCTGCAACCGCTGCCGCTGGCGGCGGTCGCACTCATCGGACTGACCGCGACCATGATCACCGGAACGCTGGAACCCGGTGTCGCCCTGGGCGGCTTCTCCGAGCCCACGATCTGGCTGATCGTGGCAGCGTTCTTCATCTCCATCGGCTTCACCAAGACCGGGCTGGGACGTCGAATCGCACTTTTGTTCGTCCGGATGCTGGGCAGGAGCAGCCTCGGCCTGGCCTACGGCGTCACCCTCACCGACCTGGTACTGGCCCCGGCCACCCCCAGCAACACCGCCCGCTCCGGCGGGGTCATCCAGCCGATCATCCGCTCGCTCAGTATGAACGCGGGCTCGGAGCCCGGCGACGAGAGCCGCCGCAAGCTCGGGGCCTACCTCACCGTGACCGCGATGCAGGTCAACACGGTCACCAGCGCGATGTTCCTCACCGCGATGGCCGCCAACCCGCTGGTGCAGAAGTTCGCCGCGGCTCAGGGCGTCGACATCACCTGGACCCGCTGGGCGATCGCCGCATCCGTCCCCGGGCTCATCGCTCTCCTGGTCCTCCCCGTGCTGCTGTACCGGGTCTACCCGCCGCAGCTGAAGGACACCCCCGAGGCACCCCGCCAGGCCCGCGCGGAGCTGGCCGAGCTCGGTTCCATGTCGCGCCACGAGTGGATCATGGGCGCAACCTTCGTCCTGCTGCTCCTGCTGTGGTCCGTCGGGGGCCAGATGTACGACCTCTCGGCCACCACCAGCGCGTTCACCGGTGTCGCGGTGCTGCTGATCACCGGGGTGCTGACCTGGGGCGACCTGGTCGCCGAGAAGGGCGCCTGGACGACGCTGGTCTGGTTCGCGGTGCTGGTCATGATGGCCGGACAGCTCCAGGAACTCGGCGTGATCGGCTGGTTCAGCGGGACGATCACCGACGCCACCGCCGGTCTCGGCTGGCAGGCGGCCTTCGTGATCCTCACCGTCGTCTACCTCTTCGCGCACTACCTCTTCGCCTCCAACACCGCCCACGTGGCGGCGATGTACGCGGCGTTCCTGGGTGCTGCCGTCGCCACCGGCGCACCGCCGCTGATGGCCGCCCTGGTCCTGGGCTTCATCAGCTCGCTGTACGGCGGCCTGACCCACTACGCCTCCGGCCCGGCACCCGTGCTGTTCGGCGGCGGCTATGTCACCCTCGGCGAATGGTGGCGCACCGGGCTCATAGCCGCCGCGGCCAACATCGTCATCTGGATGGGCGTCGGAGCCGCCTGGTTCGCGGTCCTGGGCTACTGGTGACCCGCTCGGCAGGAGCGGCCGGATGGGCCCGGCCATGGAACAGTAGAAGTACCAGCTCGGGGCTCCCTGAGGAGGCAGCCGTCATGGAACCAGTGATCACCGTGGGTCTGGACGGTTCACCTGAGAGTCTGGCCGCCGCCCGCTGGGCCGCCGCCGAGGCGGACCGGCGGGGACTGACGTTGCACTTGCTGCACGCGTGGATCATGCTGTCGCCGGACGCGACGGGAATCCCTTCGCCGAAGGACCAGAACTACTGGGCGCGGCGCATCCTGGACAACGCGCAGACCGAACTCGACGAGCGCCATCCGGGTCTGTCCATCGTCGAGGACATGGTCGCCGAAGAGGCCGGGCCTGCCTTGCTGGAAGCGGCATCGCGGGCCCAGATGGTCGTGCTGGGCTCGCGCGCGGTCGCGCATGTCCAGAGTTTCTTCCTCGGCGACATCAGCACGGACGTCGCTTCGCGGGCCGAGCGGCCTGTGGTGCTCGTCCGCGAGGGCATGGACGAGGAAGCCCCGTCCCCCGCGCAGGAGGGCGGTGTGGTGGTCGGGCTGGGCCTGCACGGGCCCGGTGACGAGCTCCTCGAGTTCGCCTTCGATGCCGCCGCTTCGCGCGGTGTGCCGCTGCGGGCGGTCCACGGACACAGCCTGCCGGTGCAGGCGCACCTGCACTGGGGCGCGAAGTCCGACGTCGGCGACAAGATCGCGGAAGACGCGCGGGAGAAACTGAACGAGGCACTCCGTCCGTGGCGTGAGAAGTTCCCCGGCGTGCAGGTGACCGACGTGGTGCGCCTGGAAAGCCCCGCACGGGCCGCCGTACGGGAGGCGCGGGGCGCCGACCTGCTGGTGGTCGGCCGGCGCAAGCACCGGGGCGCCCTGGCGGGGCGCCTCGGTCCCGTGGCCCATGCCGCCGCGCACCACGCGGCCTGCCCCCTCGCCGTCGTACCCCATGACTGAGCCGGCCCGCCGCATCGACGGCCCGCCTCTCCCGCGCGCCGAGGTCTGCGAGACCCATACCGCGGTCGTGTTCTTCACCGGAGACCGTGTCTACAAGCTCAAGAAACCGGTCGACCTGGAGTTCCTGGACTACACCACCGTGGCGGCGCGGCGGGCCGCGTGCGAGCGGGAAGTCACCCTCAACCGCCGCTTCGCCCCCGACGTCTACCTGGGCCTGGGAGAGTTCCGCAGCCCGGACTCGGACGTGCCCGAACCGCTCGTCGTGATGCGCCGCATGCCGGCGGAGCGCCGCCTGTCCCGGCTGGTACGAGAAGGCGCGGCCGTCGACGATGCTCTGCGGGCCGTCGCCCGGCTGCTCGCCACCCGTCACGCGGAGGCGCCCCGTGGCCGGGACGTGGACGAGCAGGGCACCCGGGACGCGCTGTCCTCTCGATGGGAAGCGAGCTTCGCACAGGTCGGCGCACTGGCCGAGGACGGCCAGGTGTCCGACGACGTGGCGGAGGTCGAGCGGCTGGTACGCCGCTACCTCGCCGGCCGCAAACAACTGTTCGACGCGCGTATCGAGCAGGGGCGGGTGGTCGACGGCCACGGCGACCTGATGGCCGAGGACATCTTCTGCCTCGACGACGGCCCGCGCGTCCTGGACTGCCTGGAGTTCGACGACCACCTGCGCTACGTCGACGGACTCGACGACGCCGCCTTCCTCGCCATGGACCTGGAACAGCTCGGCGACCCGCAGGCCGCGCGGTTCTTCCTCGCCCAGTACAGCGAGTACTCCGGCGACCCGGCACCGCCGTCCCTGTGGCACCACTACGTCGCCTACCGGGCCTTCGTCCGCGCCAAGGTCTCCCTCATCCAGGCCCGCCAGGGTGCCCCCGGCACGGCGGCGGACGCACGGCGACTGGCCGTGACAGCACTGCGTCACCTGCGTACCTCCGCCGTCGGCCTGACACTCGTCGGGGGCCTTCCGGGCAGCGGGAAGTCCACACTCGCCGGCGCGCTGGCCGATCGCCTGGGCGTCACGCTGCTCAGCAGCGACCGCCTGCGCAAGGAACTGGCGGGCATCCCGGCCGAGCAGTCCGCGGCCGCCCGCTACGGCGAGGGCCTGTACACGCCCGAGTGGACCGACAAGACCTACGCGGCCCTCCTCGGCCGCGCAGCCGCCCTGCTGTCCTCCGGCGAATCCGTCGTCCTCGACGCCACCTGGTCCGATGCCCGGCAGCGCGAAGCCGCCCTGCGCATGGCCGAACACACCAGCGCCGATCTGGTGGCCCTGCACTGCCAGGTTCCGGGCGAGGTGTCGGCGGCCCGCCTGGGGACCCGGGAACCCGGAGCATCCGACGCCGATCTCGACGTGGCCAAAGCGATGGCGGCCAAGGAGCCGCCATGGGCGGAGGCCGTCGCCGTCGACACCAGCGGCCCCCTGGAGTCGGGGGTCGTTCGGGCGCTGGCGGCCATCCGCCCGTACGGCACCGGGCAGGCACCCGTCTTCCGCCGCTCCTACATGGAACCGGGCTGAGGAAGGCCGCGACGATCACCTCAAGCTGCCCGGCGCATCCGCCCCGCGGGTGGAATAGTGGAGGCAGCGACGGGCGCCTTCGTACTGTCGCAGCCCGTCAGCTCCCGCAGGGAGGCCCCGGTGCTGGTGCAACGGCTCGATACCGAGACCGTGACGGCCCTGGTGAAGGACGCCACGGCCGCCCCGTCGATGCACAACGCGCAGCCGTGGCGGTTCCGTTTTCTCCGCGACGGCCGAACCTTCCATCTGCGCGCGGACCCCGGGCGTGCGATGCCGCACTCCGACCCGGCGGGCCGGGCTCTCTACCTCGGCTGCGGCGCGGCCCTGTTCAACCTGCGCGTCGCCGCCGCCCATGCGGGCTGGGAGGCGGCCGCCGAAGTGCTGCCCGACCCGGCGGACCCGGACCTGCTCGCCACGGTGCGGCTGAGTGACACGGCGGGCCCCGGCCCCGGCAGCGGCCTCGTCCCGCTGTACCCGGCGATCCACCGCCGGCACACCAGCCGCCATCCGTTCGCGGACCGGGAGATACCCCCTGCGATTCAGGACGTGCTCCGCGACGCCGCCTGCCAGGAAGGGGCACAGCTGGTCTTTCCCGGCGCGTGGCATGTGGAGTCGCTGCTGGAACTGGTCCACGACGCGGAAGGACGGGACACCGTCGACCCTGGACGCTCCGAGGAACTGGAGCGCTGGACCCGCATCGGGGCCGACGTCGACGACGCGGCGACCGACGGGATCCCCGAGTACGCCTTCGGGCCCCGCAAACGGGACGGCAGGGCCCCGGCGCGCGACTTCGCCGGCCGCCGCCCCGTGCCCGGCCGCGGCGCCGCCACCTTCGAGCACACGCCTCACCTGGTCCTGCTGGGCACCTCCGGCGACCGGCCCGCCGACTGGCTGAAGGCGGGCCAGGCACTGGAACGTGTCCTCCTCCTGGCCACCGTCAACGGGCTGTCCACCTCGCTGACCTCCCACGCCCTCGAATGGCCCGACCTGCGCCGGTTCGTGCGCGACCCGCAGACGGCCATGGGGTCCGTGCAGATGGTGCTGCGCCTCGGATACGGTCCCGAAGCCCCCGGGACGCCACGCCGCCCGGTAGGGGACGTGCTCGACATCGAGTGAGCGGCACCGTCCTATGCGGCGGAGCCGGTGGGTCCGGCCGGGCCGTAGTAGGCGGCGCGCATGATCTCCTGCATGTCGTCGAGCATGGGCATGCGCGGGTTGGCGGGAGCGCACTGGTCCTCGTAGGCGTTCAGGGCCTGTTGGGGCAGTGCGTCGAGGAAGGTGTGCTCGTCGATGCCGAGGGCCGCGAAGGAGGGCTCGATACCGATGGCGTCGCGCAGGCGCTCCACGGCGGTGGCGAAGGACTCGACGCCCTCGGCCGGGGTCGCGGCGGGCAGTCCGAGAGCGCGGGCGATGTCCTGGAAGCGTTCGGGGGCCCGGTAGCTCTCGTACTTGGGCCAGCCGGTGAGCTTGGTGGGGACGGTGCCGTTGTAGCGGATGACGTGCGGCAGCAGGACGGCGTTGGTGCGGCCGTGGGCGATGTGGAAGGTCGCGCCGAGGGTGTGCGACATGGCGTGGACGATGCCGAGGAAGGCGTTGCCGAAGGCCATGCCGGCGATGGTGCCCGCGTTGTGCATCTTCTCTCGCGCCTCGGGCTGGGCGGCCCGGTCGTTCACGGCCCGTTCCAGGTTGCCGAAGATGAGCCGGATGGCGTGCAGGGCGGGACCGTCGGTGAAGTCGTTGGCGTAGACCGACACATACGCCTCGGTGGCGTGGGTGAGGGCGTCGAAGCCGCTGTCGGCGGCCAGGGCCGGGGGCAGGTCGGCGGTGAGCAGCGGGTCGATGATGGCCACGCTGGGGGTGAGGGCGTAGTCGGCCAGCGGGTACTTCTTGCCGGTGGCCGGGTCGGAGATGACGGCGAACGGGGTGACCTCGGCGCCGGTGCCGGAGGTGGTGGGGATGCACACCAGCCGGGCGCGTTCGCCGAGCACGGGGAAGCGGAAGGCCCGCTTGCGGATGTCGGAGAACTTCTGCCGCATGTCGGCGAACTCGATGTCCGGCGCTTCGTACAGCAGCCACATCACCTTGGCCGCGTCCATGGGAGAGCCTCCGCCCAGCGCGATGATGGTGTCCGGGCGGAAGTCGCGCATGAGGCGGGCGCCGCGCTGCACGGAGTCGATGCTCGGCTCGGGCTCGACGTCGTCGATGATCTGCACGGTCACCGGCTCGTGCCGGCGTTGCAGGATCCGGTTGACGCGGTCGACGAAGCCGAGGCGGGTCATGGTCGCGTCGGTGACCACGGTGACGCGGTGGACGTCCGGCATGGACGCCAGATAGCGGATGGCCTGCGGCTCGAAGTAGATCTTCGGCGGGACCTTGAACCACTGCAGGTTGTTGTGGCGGGTGCTGACCCGCTTGACGTTCAGCAGGTTCGCGGCGGAGACGTTGTTGGAGACCGAGGTGCTGCCCCAGGAGCCGCAGCCCAGGGTCAGCGACGGCAGCAGGCTGTTGTAGATGCCGCCGATCGCGCCTTGGGAGGAGGGGGCGTTGACGATGACGCGTACCGTCTTCATCCGCTTGCCGTACTCCTCGGCGAGCGCGGGGTCGCCGGTGTGGATGACGGCGGTGTGGCCCTGGCCGTGGAAGGCGACCATGTCGGCGGCCAGGTCGAATCCCTGGCGCCGGGAGCCCGCGCGCAGCACGGCCAGGACCGGGCAGAGCTTCTCGCGGGTCAGCGGCTCGTCCGGTCCGACCCGGTCGGCCTCGACCAGGATGACGGAAGTGCCCGCGGGCACCGTGAAGCCGGCCTGCGCGGCGATCCACTCCGGGCTCTGGCCGACGGCGGCCGCGTTGACCTTGGGCTCGCAGCCGGCGTTGGTGGCGGCGCCGGGGAAGAGGAAGGTCTCCAGCTTCCGCTTCTCCTCCACGGTGGCCAGGTGGGCGTGCAGCGTACGGAATTCGGCCAGCGCCGCGTCGTAGATCGAGGCGTCCAGGATGACGGCCTGCTCGGAGGCGCAGATCATGCCGTTGTCGAACGCCTTGGACAGGATGAGGTCGTTGACGGCCCGGCGCAGGTCGGCGCTCTCGTGGACGTAGGCGGGGACGTTGCCGGCGCCCACGCCCAGGGCGGGCTTGCCGGCCGAGTACGCGGCCTTGACCATGGCGTTGCCGCCGGTGGCCAGGATGAGCGAGACGCCCGGATGGTGCATCAGGACGCTGGTCGCCTCGATGGAGGGGGTCTCGATCCACTGCACGCAGTGCTCCGGCGCGCCCGCCGCGATCGCCGCGTCCCGTACGACGCGGGCCGCCTCGGCGCTGCAGCGCTGGGCGGATGGGTGGAAGGCGAAGACGATCGGGTTGCGGGTCTTCAGGGCGATGAGAGCTTTGAAGAGGGTGGTGGAGGTCGGGTTGGTGACCGGGGTGACCGCACACACCACGCCGACCGGTTCGGCTATCTCGATCAGGTCGTCGATGTCATCGCGGGCGATGACGCCCACGGTCTTCATCCGGGCCATGCTGTGGGTCACGTGCTCGCACGCGAACATGTTCTTGGCGGCCTTGTCCTCGAACACACCCCGGCCGGTCTCCTCCACCGCGAGGCGGGCAAGGTCGGTGTGCCGGTCCAGGGCCGCGACGGAGGCCTTCTTGACGATGTGGTCGATCTGCTCCTGCGTCAGCGCCTCGTAGTCGGCGAGTGCCTTGAGCCCGTTCGTGACCAGTTGATCCACGGCGATGGCGGATTCGGACGGCACACCGGCAGGAGCAGAGGACTTCGTTCCGGCGTCGTGTCGGGTCATGGGAAAGTGCCTCCGTCGTCAGGGCCGGGATCCGCCGTGGAATCAGGCGGCGTATTGGTGGGGGGCGGCACCGCGGGGGTCGGTGCCGCCCCCCATCACCTCTACTGTCCTCCCGGACCAGGCAGTCCCCCCAGGTGCCGAAGGTCCCGGCGGGGGCCCGACCGGCCCGGGGCGGATCAGGCCGAGCGGGCGTCGGTCTGTCCGGCGATGCCGCTCGCGGGACCGTCGGTCGCCTGCCCGCCGCGCCAGGGCGGGCTGACCGCCCGTCGGGTGGTGCTGCCGTCGTGGGCCACGTGCTCCACCTGACGGCGCAGCCGGTCCTGCAGCCGGTCGGTGACCTCCTGGCTGGTGGCCTCACGCGCGTGGACGACCACGACGGCGCTGCCGATCCGGAGGTCGGCAACGGCCGACCACGGGAGTTCGGCGTGATGGGCGGCCGCCTTGGCGATCCGCACCTCGCCGGTGACCGGCGGCAGCCCCTGCCTCTTCACGATCGCGTCGACCTTGGTCCGGACGTATGCGAGGGCCTCTTCGGCGACGTCGCCCTCGGCTCGCACCCGGACGGCGTCGGCATCGCGGGCCCCGGTGTTTCTGGCAGTCATACGGACCACTCCTTCATCCACTGGCACTTGCTCTGTGTCGGCTCCAGCCTCCCGCCGGAGCCGATCAAGGCCCAGGGCCGTTCGGCCCCGGCGGGAGGGCCGGGTC is part of the Streptomyces sp. NBC_01262 genome and harbors:
- a CDS encoding NAD(P) transhydrogenase subunit alpha encodes the protein MNLDLLTAVTVFVLSVLVGFEVISKVPATLHTPLMSGANAIHGIVVIGAMLIAAEAHNALGYLLAFVAVAFGAMNVVGGYVVTDRMLHMFRARPAAPAPQPTKDEG
- a CDS encoding NAD(P)(+) transhydrogenase (Re/Si-specific) subunit beta codes for the protein MNTVETTVGYALLGAAACFVLGLHLMNSPRTARRGNTLSAAGMAAAITATVVLLADQGAITATGWLVLLLGGVLGSGLGLYAARSVEMTSMPQLVSLFNAVGGGAAVLIAVTDLLQTAHPGDLAARVTVPGALDIVIGAVTFSGSLIAAGKLQGTIPGRPIIFPGARATSVALPAVFALGTLWLVLDPGSVTAMLVLLLAALAFGVSMVLPIGGADMPVVISLLNAFTGTAVAMAGFVLDEPALIIAGALVGASGGILTKLMADAMNRSIANIIIGGFGTGDTAVAVGADAADAQVRSVSADDVAIQLAYASKVIIVPGYGLAAAQAQHELGDLANLLEEHGIDVSYAIHPVAGRMPGHMNVLLAEANVPYPQLKEMEDVNPEFPQADVALVIGANDVTNPAARRPGNAISGMPILDVDKAKSIVVIKRSMGHGYAGIDNELYANPKTGMFFSDAKKGLAELKSAVRTFVS
- a CDS encoding anion permease, which codes for MRFHFLDKASESGAGPGPANLKIRGDALWAVMKWVIPLAAGTIVFLIPRPDEVKPAGWAVLAIFTATVLGLILQPLPLAAVALIGLTATMITGTLEPGVALGGFSEPTIWLIVAAFFISIGFTKTGLGRRIALLFVRMLGRSSLGLAYGVTLTDLVLAPATPSNTARSGGVIQPIIRSLSMNAGSEPGDESRRKLGAYLTVTAMQVNTVTSAMFLTAMAANPLVQKFAAAQGVDITWTRWAIAASVPGLIALLVLPVLLYRVYPPQLKDTPEAPRQARAELAELGSMSRHEWIMGATFVLLLLLWSVGGQMYDLSATTSAFTGVAVLLITGVLTWGDLVAEKGAWTTLVWFAVLVMMAGQLQELGVIGWFSGTITDATAGLGWQAAFVILTVVYLFAHYLFASNTAHVAAMYAAFLGAAVATGAPPLMAALVLGFISSLYGGLTHYASGPAPVLFGGGYVTLGEWWRTGLIAAAANIVIWMGVGAAWFAVLGYW
- a CDS encoding universal stress protein is translated as MEPVITVGLDGSPESLAAARWAAAEADRRGLTLHLLHAWIMLSPDATGIPSPKDQNYWARRILDNAQTELDERHPGLSIVEDMVAEEAGPALLEAASRAQMVVLGSRAVAHVQSFFLGDISTDVASRAERPVVLVREGMDEEAPSPAQEGGVVVGLGLHGPGDELLEFAFDAAASRGVPLRAVHGHSLPVQAHLHWGAKSDVGDKIAEDAREKLNEALRPWREKFPGVQVTDVVRLESPARAAVREARGADLLVVGRRKHRGALAGRLGPVAHAAAHHAACPLAVVPHD
- a CDS encoding bifunctional aminoglycoside phosphotransferase/ATP-binding protein, which encodes MTEPARRIDGPPLPRAEVCETHTAVVFFTGDRVYKLKKPVDLEFLDYTTVAARRAACEREVTLNRRFAPDVYLGLGEFRSPDSDVPEPLVVMRRMPAERRLSRLVREGAAVDDALRAVARLLATRHAEAPRGRDVDEQGTRDALSSRWEASFAQVGALAEDGQVSDDVAEVERLVRRYLAGRKQLFDARIEQGRVVDGHGDLMAEDIFCLDDGPRVLDCLEFDDHLRYVDGLDDAAFLAMDLEQLGDPQAARFFLAQYSEYSGDPAPPSLWHHYVAYRAFVRAKVSLIQARQGAPGTAADARRLAVTALRHLRTSAVGLTLVGGLPGSGKSTLAGALADRLGVTLLSSDRLRKELAGIPAEQSAAARYGEGLYTPEWTDKTYAALLGRAAALLSSGESVVLDATWSDARQREAALRMAEHTSADLVALHCQVPGEVSAARLGTREPGASDADLDVAKAMAAKEPPWAEAVAVDTSGPLESGVVRALAAIRPYGTGQAPVFRRSYMEPG
- a CDS encoding Acg family FMN-binding oxidoreductase, which produces MLVQRLDTETVTALVKDATAAPSMHNAQPWRFRFLRDGRTFHLRADPGRAMPHSDPAGRALYLGCGAALFNLRVAAAHAGWEAAAEVLPDPADPDLLATVRLSDTAGPGPGSGLVPLYPAIHRRHTSRHPFADREIPPAIQDVLRDAACQEGAQLVFPGAWHVESLLELVHDAEGRDTVDPGRSEELERWTRIGADVDDAATDGIPEYAFGPRKRDGRAPARDFAGRRPVPGRGAATFEHTPHLVLLGTSGDRPADWLKAGQALERVLLLATVNGLSTSLTSHALEWPDLRRFVRDPQTAMGSVQMVLRLGYGPEAPGTPRRPVGDVLDIE
- the adhE gene encoding bifunctional acetaldehyde-CoA/alcohol dehydrogenase, producing the protein MTRHDAGTKSSAPAGVPSESAIAVDQLVTNGLKALADYEALTQEQIDHIVKKASVAALDRHTDLARLAVEETGRGVFEDKAAKNMFACEHVTHSMARMKTVGVIARDDIDDLIEIAEPVGVVCAVTPVTNPTSTTLFKALIALKTRNPIVFAFHPSAQRCSAEAARVVRDAAIAAGAPEHCVQWIETPSIEATSVLMHHPGVSLILATGGNAMVKAAYSAGKPALGVGAGNVPAYVHESADLRRAVNDLILSKAFDNGMICASEQAVILDASIYDAALAEFRTLHAHLATVEEKRKLETFLFPGAATNAGCEPKVNAAAVGQSPEWIAAQAGFTVPAGTSVILVEADRVGPDEPLTREKLCPVLAVLRAGSRRQGFDLAADMVAFHGQGHTAVIHTGDPALAEEYGKRMKTVRVIVNAPSSQGAIGGIYNSLLPSLTLGCGSWGSTSVSNNVSAANLLNVKRVSTRHNNLQWFKVPPKIYFEPQAIRYLASMPDVHRVTVVTDATMTRLGFVDRVNRILQRRHEPVTVQIIDDVEPEPSIDSVQRGARLMRDFRPDTIIALGGGSPMDAAKVMWLLYEAPDIEFADMRQKFSDIRKRAFRFPVLGERARLVCIPTTSGTGAEVTPFAVISDPATGKKYPLADYALTPSVAIIDPLLTADLPPALAADSGFDALTHATEAYVSVYANDFTDGPALHAIRLIFGNLERAVNDRAAQPEAREKMHNAGTIAGMAFGNAFLGIVHAMSHTLGATFHIAHGRTNAVLLPHVIRYNGTVPTKLTGWPKYESYRAPERFQDIARALGLPAATPAEGVESFATAVERLRDAIGIEPSFAALGIDEHTFLDALPQQALNAYEDQCAPANPRMPMLDDMQEIMRAAYYGPAGPTGSAA